In one window of Henckelia pumila isolate YLH828 chromosome 1, ASM3356847v2, whole genome shotgun sequence DNA:
- the LOC140883194 gene encoding abscisic acid receptor PYL8-like has protein sequence MVITENGDLLTAAGPEDFIKRHHKHHVGDDQCTSSLVKHIKAPLPLVWSLVRRFDQPQSYKPFVSRCIMQGDLKIGTVREVNVKSGLPATTSRERLELLDDEEHIFSMRIVGGDHRLKNYSSIITVHPEIIDGRPGTMAIESFVVDVPDGNTKDETCYFVEALIKCNLKSLADVSERLALQDRTQLVN, from the exons ATGGTCATCACGGAGAACGGCGATTTGCTCACCGCTGCTGGCCCGGAGGATTTCATCAAGCGACACCACAAGCACCACGTGGGCGATGACCAGTGCACTTCTTCCTTGGTCAAACACATCAAAGCTCCGCTGCCTCTC gTTTGGTCGCTGGTGAGGAGATTTGACCAGCCTCAGAGCTACAAGCCGTTTGTGAGTAGATGTATAATGCAGGGTGATTTGAAAATCGGAACTGTGAGAGAGGTGAACGTCAAGTCGGGACTTCCGGCGACTACGAGCAGGGAGAGGCTGGAGCTTTTGGACGACGAGGAGCACATTTTCAGTATGCGGATTGTCGGTGGTGATCATCGCCTCAAG AACTATTCATCTATCATCACGGTCCATCCAGAAATTATTGATGGGAGACCTGGGACAATGGCTATTGAGTCATTTGTGGTGGATGTGCCAGATGGGAACACTAAAGACGAAACATGTTACTTCGTTGAGGCCCTGATAAAGTGCAACCTCAAATCACTGGCTGATGTGTCCGAGCGTCTTGCTTTGCAGGATCGGACACAACTCGTCAATTGA